In a genomic window of Vallitalea okinawensis:
- a CDS encoding VOC family protein, producing MKITPYVFVEGCAEALDYYMNIFGGKVTFKQKADDSDKLLHARIDFNENYSLYFSDIMQKVDFGDNCTISFEFDREEDIKEAYKKLEKDSEIRMELQETFWGATFALLKDKYNVVWQLNYEHKK from the coding sequence ATGAAAATAACACCCTATGTATTTGTTGAAGGTTGTGCTGAAGCACTAGATTATTACATGAATATCTTTGGAGGAAAAGTTACATTCAAGCAAAAAGCAGATGACTCGGATAAATTGTTACATGCAAGAATTGATTTTAATGAGAACTACTCTCTTTATTTTTCAGATATTATGCAAAAAGTGGACTTTGGAGATAACTGTACTATTTCTTTTGAGTTTGATAGAGAAGAAGACATCAAAGAAGCTTATAAAAAACTTGAGAAGGATAGTGAAATCAGAATGGAACTTCAAGAGACATTCTGGGGTGCTACGTTTGCTTTATTAAAAGACAAGTACAACGTGGTTTGGCAATTGAATTATGAACATAAGAAATAA